A genomic segment from Syntrophotalea acetylenivorans encodes:
- the rpsE gene encoding 30S ribosomal protein S5 — MLRNDPNEMELTDRVVHINRCAKVVKGGRRFSFSALVVVGDGKGRVGFGHGKAKEVPEAIRKGVEQAKKSLITVPLADRTIPFDIIGKFGAGKVLLKPASPGTGVIAGGAVRAVLEAAGVGDILSKCLGSNNPHNVVRATVDALSRLRSAEEIMARRGLGAED; from the coding sequence TTGCTTCGCAATGATCCCAACGAAATGGAATTAACTGACCGCGTGGTACATATCAATCGCTGCGCAAAGGTCGTTAAGGGTGGACGCCGCTTCAGCTTTTCAGCTCTGGTTGTTGTTGGTGATGGTAAAGGTCGTGTCGGCTTTGGGCATGGCAAGGCCAAAGAGGTTCCCGAAGCTATCCGAAAGGGCGTTGAACAGGCGAAAAAGAGCCTGATCACGGTACCATTGGCAGACCGGACCATTCCCTTCGATATTATCGGCAAGTTTGGTGCTGGTAAGGTCCTGCTCAAGCCGGCTTCGCCCGGTACCGGCGTAATTGCCGGCGGTGCAGTCCGCGCGGTGCTTGAAGCTGCCGGAGTGGGCGATATCCTGTCCAAGTGCCTTGGTTCCAACAACCCTCATAATGTTGTTCGAGCTACGGTTGACGCATTGTCTCGACTGCGTAGTGCCGAGGAAATTATGGCTCGCCGTGGGCTTGGCGCCGAAGACTAG
- the rplO gene encoding 50S ribosomal protein L15, which produces MDLSNLRPAIGSTKNRKRIGRGAGSGTGKTSGKGHKGQNARSGGGAKPGFEGGQMPLQRRLPKRGFTPLDKKVYALVNLRDLQNLFEAGTVVDMEALGKAGLVKKIQDGIKILADGDLDKALTVKAHKFSKAAQQKIEAAGGKVEVI; this is translated from the coding sequence ATGGATCTGAGTAATCTGAGGCCGGCAATCGGCTCAACAAAAAATAGAAAACGCATCGGCCGTGGAGCGGGTTCCGGTACCGGTAAGACTTCCGGTAAAGGCCATAAGGGACAGAATGCTCGCAGTGGTGGTGGTGCCAAGCCTGGCTTCGAAGGGGGCCAGATGCCCTTACAGCGCCGTCTTCCTAAGCGTGGCTTTACTCCTTTGGATAAAAAGGTCTATGCCTTGGTAAATTTGCGCGACCTTCAAAATCTTTTTGAGGCAGGTACCGTAGTGGATATGGAAGCGCTTGGTAAGGCCGGCCTTGTAAAGAAAATTCAAGATGGCATCAAGATTCTTGCCGATGGCGATCTCGACAAGGCGCTGACTGTTAAGGCTCACAAGTTCAGCAAGGCTGCCCAGCAGAAGATTGAAGCTGCCGGCGGCAAAGTCGAGGTTATCTAA
- the rpsC gene encoding 30S ribosomal protein S3 — protein sequence MGQKVHPIGFRLGVVKTWAARWYAEGDYSKLLHEDIKLRDYLKKRLYHAGIAKIDLERAASKVKINIFAARPGIIIGKKGAEVEVLKKELAKLTDKEVFINIQEVRKPEVDAQLVAENVALQLERRVAFRRAMKKSVSMALKFGAQGIKITCAGRLGGAEMSRTEWYREGRVPLHTLRADIDYGFAEAKTTYGIIGVKVLIFKGEVLSQDQKAI from the coding sequence TTGGGCCAGAAAGTTCATCCAATAGGATTTCGGTTAGGGGTTGTAAAGACCTGGGCCGCGCGCTGGTATGCCGAAGGCGATTATAGTAAGCTTCTGCACGAAGATATCAAGCTGCGTGACTATCTGAAGAAGCGTCTTTACCACGCCGGGATCGCCAAGATCGACCTGGAGCGTGCGGCAAGCAAGGTTAAGATTAATATTTTTGCGGCTCGCCCCGGTATTATCATTGGCAAAAAGGGTGCTGAGGTCGAAGTCCTCAAAAAGGAACTGGCCAAACTCACTGACAAGGAAGTTTTCATAAACATCCAGGAAGTGCGTAAGCCCGAGGTGGACGCACAGCTGGTTGCTGAAAACGTTGCTCTCCAGCTTGAGCGCCGCGTCGCATTCCGTCGCGCCATGAAGAAGAGTGTTAGTATGGCTCTCAAATTCGGTGCACAGGGTATCAAGATTACCTGTGCCGGCCGCCTTGGCGGCGCCGAGATGAGCCGTACCGAGTGGTACCGTGAAGGGCGCGTTCCGCTCCATACTCTGCGGGCCGATATCGACTACGGATTCGCCGAAGCGAAGACGACCTACGGCATCATCGGCGTTAAGGTTCTTATCTTCAAGGGCGAAGTGCTTTCGCAGGACCAAAAAGCGATTTGA
- the rplF gene encoding 50S ribosomal protein L6 has product MSRIGKKPVAIPSGVQISLKDDELTIKGPKGELKRSIVAGVGISVEADQVLVQSADESKGARAYQGLMRSLLANMVDGVTKGFEKILEINGVGYRADLKGSTLNLALGFSHGIEYPLPKGISAEVEKQTKIIVRGIDKELVGATAAKIRSFRPPEPYKGKGIKYADERIIRKAGKAGKK; this is encoded by the coding sequence ATGTCAAGAATAGGGAAAAAACCCGTAGCTATACCGAGTGGCGTTCAGATTTCTTTGAAAGATGATGAACTGACCATCAAGGGCCCTAAGGGTGAACTTAAGCGGTCGATTGTGGCCGGTGTCGGGATTTCTGTCGAGGCCGATCAGGTGCTCGTTCAGAGTGCAGATGAAAGCAAGGGGGCCCGTGCCTATCAGGGTCTGATGCGTTCATTGCTGGCTAACATGGTTGATGGCGTAACTAAAGGGTTTGAAAAAATCCTTGAAATCAACGGCGTTGGCTATCGTGCTGATCTCAAAGGGTCAACTCTTAATCTGGCTCTCGGTTTCTCTCACGGCATCGAATATCCGTTGCCCAAAGGAATCAGTGCCGAGGTCGAAAAGCAGACCAAGATTATCGTACGTGGTATCGACAAAGAACTCGTTGGTGCTACAGCAGCCAAGATTCGTTCTTTCCGGCCGCCTGAGCCTTACAAGGGCAAGGGTATCAAATATGCCGATGAACGAATCATCCGTAAGGCTGGCAAAGCTGGCAAAAAATAA
- the rpsH gene encoding 30S ribosomal protein S8, translating to MAMTDPIADMLTRIRNAGLAKHSKCDIPSSKLKVAVATVLKDLGYIKNFKTAADDKQGVLRIYLKFDGEDKHVIHEIKRVSTPGRRVYVGKDEIPVIKNGLGAAIISTSRGVMHDVAAREAQVGGEILCAIW from the coding sequence ATGGCAATGACCGATCCTATCGCGGATATGCTGACCCGGATTCGCAACGCGGGTCTCGCAAAGCACTCGAAGTGCGACATCCCGTCATCCAAGCTCAAAGTAGCTGTGGCGACGGTGCTCAAGGATCTTGGCTATATTAAGAATTTCAAGACCGCAGCGGATGACAAGCAAGGCGTATTGCGGATCTATTTAAAATTCGACGGCGAAGATAAGCACGTAATTCATGAAATTAAGCGGGTTTCCACCCCTGGCCGACGAGTATATGTCGGCAAGGACGAGATTCCGGTGATTAAAAATGGCCTGGGCGCTGCCATCATTTCTACCTCTAGGGGGGTGATGCACGATGTGGCTGCTCGGGAGGCCCAGGTGGGCGGTGAGATTCTCTGCGCCATCTGGTAA
- a CDS encoding type Z 30S ribosomal protein S14, with product MAKKSMKIKATRPKKFGVRAYNRCPLCGRPRAYYRKFDMCRICLRKLALEGKLPGVIKSSW from the coding sequence GTGGCTAAAAAATCGATGAAGATCAAGGCGACGCGGCCTAAGAAGTTTGGGGTGAGGGCTTATAACCGCTGTCCCCTGTGTGGCCGTCCTAGGGCCTATTACCGGAAATTCGACATGTGTCGTATATGCCTGCGTAAGCTCGCGTTGGAGGGCAAGCTCCCCGGCGTGATTAAGTCAAGCTGGTAA
- the rpsQ gene encoding 30S ribosomal protein S17, which produces MNSERGNQKTRTGVVTSDKMDKTVVVKVEKLVKHPTYKKYIKRRVTYKAHDENNECGIGDKVTIVETRPLSRDKRWRVREILEKNVIV; this is translated from the coding sequence ATGAATAGTGAACGCGGCAATCAAAAAACCCGTACTGGGGTGGTTACCAGCGACAAGATGGATAAGACCGTCGTGGTTAAAGTCGAAAAACTGGTAAAGCACCCAACCTATAAGAAGTACATTAAGCGGCGGGTTACCTATAAAGCCCATGATGAAAATAACGAATGTGGCATTGGTGACAAGGTAACCATCGTGGAGACCAGACCGTTGTCTCGCGACAAGCGGTGGAGAGTCCGCGAAATTCTTGAAAAGAACGTAATTGTCTAG
- the rpmC gene encoding 50S ribosomal protein L29: MKGNELRDLSVEELESKSQELNQELFNLKFQLATGQLENSARLPQTRKDIARVMTILREKRS; encoded by the coding sequence ATGAAGGGTAACGAGCTTAGAGACCTCAGTGTCGAGGAATTGGAAAGTAAGTCTCAGGAATTGAATCAGGAACTGTTTAATCTCAAATTCCAACTTGCTACCGGTCAGCTTGAGAATAGTGCCCGGCTTCCCCAGACCCGCAAGGATATTGCCCGGGTCATGACCATTTTACGGGAAAAACGAAGCTAG
- the rplR gene encoding 50S ribosomal protein L18, translating to MNVATKRRQARLKRQARVRRKVCGTSARPRLCIFRSAKHIYAQIIEDTTGTTLVAASTLCKEVVEDLKGTGNIDAAKAVGTAVAKKALAKDIKEVVFDRNGFLYHGRIKGLADAAREAGLSF from the coding sequence GTGAACGTCGCGACTAAAAGGCGTCAGGCAAGGTTAAAGAGGCAGGCACGGGTGCGCCGCAAGGTATGTGGTACCAGCGCAAGACCCCGTCTCTGTATCTTCCGCAGTGCCAAACATATTTACGCCCAGATTATAGAGGATACTACTGGCACCACTTTGGTTGCTGCATCGACTCTTTGTAAAGAGGTTGTTGAGGATCTGAAGGGAACCGGCAATATTGACGCGGCCAAGGCTGTCGGCACTGCTGTCGCCAAAAAGGCCCTCGCTAAAGATATTAAAGAAGTGGTTTTTGACCGTAACGGTTTCCTTTATCACGGCCGTATCAAGGGCCTGGCCGATGCGGCCAGGGAAGCCGGTCTGTCTTTTTAG
- the rplP gene encoding 50S ribosomal protein L16, with product MLMPKKVKHRKQFTGRMTGTASRGTELTFGDYGLKAVECGWLSSRQIEAARRAMTRHVKRGGKIWIRIFPDKPLTSKPAETRMGKGKGSPESWVAVIKPGMVLYEMQGVDKEVATEALRLAAYKLPMKTKIVMREEIAHEG from the coding sequence ATGTTAATGCCCAAGAAGGTAAAACATAGAAAGCAGTTTACTGGTCGCATGACCGGGACTGCCAGCCGAGGGACTGAACTTACCTTCGGTGATTACGGCCTTAAGGCTGTGGAGTGCGGTTGGCTGTCCTCGCGACAGATCGAAGCAGCACGTCGTGCCATGACCCGTCACGTAAAACGTGGTGGTAAGATATGGATTCGCATCTTTCCCGACAAGCCTCTGACCAGTAAGCCTGCCGAAACCCGCATGGGTAAAGGTAAGGGTTCTCCGGAAAGTTGGGTTGCAGTTATCAAGCCCGGCATGGTGCTCTACGAGATGCAGGGTGTAGATAAAGAAGTTGCAACGGAAGCGCTGCGGTTGGCGGCATATAAGCTGCCGATGAAGACCAAGATTGTGATGAGGGAGGAAATAGCTCATGAAGGGTAA
- the rplX gene encoding 50S ribosomal protein L24 codes for MAASKLHVKKDDMVMVIAGKEKGKSGKVVRVFSDSGKVVIEGINMIKRHTRPNRLNTEGGIVEKEAPLSGSNVLLLCNACNKPARTGKRILEDGSKVRFCKKCNEIVDK; via the coding sequence ATGGCAGCAAGTAAACTACATGTCAAAAAAGACGACATGGTGATGGTGATAGCCGGCAAAGAGAAGGGCAAGAGCGGTAAAGTCGTTCGCGTCTTTTCCGACTCCGGTAAGGTGGTGATTGAGGGTATCAATATGATTAAGCGCCATACTCGGCCTAATCGCCTCAATACCGAAGGCGGCATTGTCGAAAAGGAAGCGCCCCTGAGCGGGTCTAACGTGTTGTTGTTGTGCAATGCCTGCAACAAGCCGGCCCGTACTGGAAAACGCATCCTTGAGGACGGTAGCAAGGTCCGCTTCTGCAAGAAGTGCAACGAGATAGTGGATAAGTAA
- the rplE gene encoding 50S ribosomal protein L5 has product MARLKEAYRAELAPKLAQDLQLKNVMEVPRVEKVIVNMGLGEAIQNIKILESAVQELEKITGQKAVVTKAKRSIAQFKLREGMPIGCMVTLRRDRAYEFLDRLINVALPRVRDFKGISPKGFDGRGNYTLGVREQLIFPEIDLEQVDKVKGLNVTIVTTARNDEEGRALLTAIGMPFRKKSSGTEG; this is encoded by the coding sequence ATGGCCAGACTGAAAGAAGCTTATCGAGCCGAACTTGCTCCGAAGCTTGCCCAGGATCTTCAGCTCAAGAACGTGATGGAAGTGCCACGCGTTGAGAAGGTGATCGTTAATATGGGTCTGGGCGAAGCGATTCAGAATATTAAAATTCTTGAGTCAGCGGTCCAGGAACTGGAAAAGATTACCGGACAGAAAGCGGTTGTCACTAAGGCTAAGCGTTCTATTGCTCAGTTCAAGTTACGTGAGGGTATGCCCATCGGTTGTATGGTGACTTTGCGGCGTGATCGAGCGTACGAGTTCCTTGATCGACTGATTAATGTGGCATTGCCGCGAGTCCGTGATTTCAAGGGGATTTCGCCCAAAGGTTTTGACGGGCGGGGCAATTACACCCTTGGTGTACGTGAGCAACTCATTTTCCCCGAGATCGACCTGGAGCAGGTGGATAAGGTTAAGGGGCTCAATGTGACCATTGTGACCACGGCTCGCAACGATGAGGAGGGCCGGGCGTTGTTGACCGCGATCGGCATGCCTTTTCGTAAAAAGAGCAGCGGTACCGAAGGCTAG
- the rpmD gene encoding 50S ribosomal protein L30, whose amino-acid sequence MAEQIKVTLIKSGIGRNKYFTKVLKGLQLSKLHKTVELPDTPEIRGMINKVSHMVVVEN is encoded by the coding sequence ATGGCCGAACAGATTAAGGTCACGTTGATCAAGAGCGGTATTGGCCGCAATAAATATTTCACAAAAGTTCTCAAAGGATTGCAACTTTCCAAGTTGCACAAGACCGTAGAGTTGCCTGATACGCCGGAAATTCGGGGTATGATCAACAAGGTTTCTCACATGGTTGTGGTTGAGAACTGA
- the rplN gene encoding 50S ribosomal protein L14, with the protein MIQMQTMLDVADNSGARKLCTIKVLGGSKRKYAGIGDIIICSVKEALPNSKVKKGDVIRAVIVRTAKETPRPDGSAIRFDKNSAVVVNPAGEPVGTRIFGPVARELRAKRFMKIVSLAPEVL; encoded by the coding sequence ATGATTCAGATGCAGACGATGCTCGATGTGGCGGATAACTCCGGCGCTCGTAAGCTTTGCACCATCAAGGTGTTGGGTGGTTCTAAGCGGAAATATGCCGGTATCGGCGACATCATCATCTGCTCCGTCAAAGAGGCGCTCCCGAATTCCAAGGTTAAAAAAGGGGATGTGATCCGTGCGGTCATCGTCCGCACCGCCAAGGAAACTCCTCGTCCGGACGGATCGGCCATTAGATTTGATAAGAACTCTGCGGTCGTCGTCAACCCGGCCGGGGAACCGGTAGGCACGCGAATTTTCGGTCCTGTCGCTCGTGAGTTACGGGCCAAGCGGTTCATGAAAATTGTGTCGTTGGCGCCCGAAGTACTTTAA